A genomic stretch from Spongiibacter nanhainus includes:
- the yidD gene encoding membrane protein insertion efficiency factor YidD, producing MRRLLIACINVYRLFISPLIGPRCRFYPSCSNYAVDAIQQHGAARGTLLSAKRILRCHPFHPGGYDPVPPCCDHHTTSTRPVSHD from the coding sequence ATGCGGCGGTTACTTATCGCTTGCATCAACGTGTACCGGCTCTTTATCAGCCCTTTGATTGGCCCGCGATGCCGGTTTTATCCCAGTTGTTCTAACTATGCTGTCGACGCCATTCAGCAGCACGGCGCTGCTCGCGGTACACTGCTGAGCGCCAAACGCATTCTGCGCTGCCATCCTTTTCATCCCGGCGGCTACGATCCAGTGCCGCCCTGCTGTGACCACCACACCACTTCCACCAGGCCAGTAAGCCATGATTGA